From Candidatus Omnitrophota bacterium, one genomic window encodes:
- a CDS encoding substrate-binding domain-containing protein, translating to MSNGSARKTFALIVPRFEDLDHSFYAEEIVKGVGLTASRLKVDVLMHITERYDHEDWLRGRLIDRNYIDGIIFADIDNDVETLHKVIATGIPYIVLNNIFKEPINSIAVDNQKAAFDVVEHFIKFGHKDIAIVCGDLRTQAGRLRLEGYREALEKHGLAFKDEFIKYGEFLRTPSRKSAQELFDATNRPTAIFACSDVMALEVMYEAKTRGLRVPQEVSIVGFDDNPVNIHSTVKLSTVAQPLKEMGRLGLEKLNQICEGQIGVPIQILLPTKFIERETVTQLKD from the coding sequence ATGAGCAACGGATCAGCGAGAAAAACATTTGCTTTGATTGTTCCGCGTTTTGAAGATTTGGATCATTCTTTTTATGCCGAAGAAATTGTTAAGGGAGTAGGCCTAACGGCAAGTCGACTTAAGGTCGATGTTTTGATGCATATTACTGAGCGTTATGATCACGAGGATTGGTTGCGCGGAAGATTGATCGATCGAAATTATATTGACGGTATTATTTTTGCTGACATCGATAATGATGTCGAGACACTTCACAAAGTTATTGCGACGGGTATTCCGTATATTGTCTTAAATAATATTTTTAAAGAACCGATCAATAGCATTGCAGTTGATAATCAAAAAGCTGCGTTTGATGTCGTTGAGCATTTTATTAAATTTGGACACAAGGACATTGCTATTGTTTGTGGTGACTTGCGAACACAAGCCGGCCGGCTTCGCTTAGAAGGATATAGGGAAGCTCTTGAAAAGCATGGCCTTGCCTTTAAGGATGAATTTATTAAATACGGGGAATTCTTAAGAACTCCGTCTCGCAAAAGCGCGCAAGAATTATTTGACGCAACAAATCGACCAACAGCTATTTTTGCTTGTTCTGACGTGATGGCTTTAGAGGTGATGTATGAAGCTAAGACGCGGGGATTAAGAGTCCCTCAAGAGGTGTCTATTGTTGGGTTTGATGATAACCCTGTTAATATTCATAGCACGGTTAAGCTATCGACTGTTGCTCAACCTCTAAAGGAAATGGGCCGTCTTGGTCTTGAAAAGCTTAATCAGATTTGTGAAGGTCAAATTGGTGTGCCGATCCAAATTCTTTTGCCGACGAAATTTATTGAACGAGAAACTGTCACACAGCTAAAAGATTAA
- a CDS encoding sigma-70 family RNA polymerase sigma factor — MDPIRAYFKDVRHIPLLTAEEEIDLSRKLLSGDKQAREQMIKSNLRLVISIAKRYMNLGIPLSDLIEEGNIGLMRAVEKFDPEKGFRFSTYAAWWIKQSVSRSIVDQGKMIRIPVYMNEELAKYKKAVEKLTHKLKRKPRVAEIAKTMQLGVDRVREIRQCVTKMSSLDAPIGEEGEGQFKDVVEDTTLEAPHEELEGFLNKERTLDLLSMMDDREREVLDLRFGITDGEKRTLAEIAKRLGVSRERIRQLEVGAIKKLREIFHKQEKGFQEESE; from the coding sequence TTGGATCCTATACGCGCATATTTTAAAGACGTTCGACATATTCCTCTTTTGACAGCAGAAGAAGAAATTGATTTGTCTCGAAAGCTTCTGAGTGGAGATAAACAAGCAAGAGAGCAGATGATCAAGTCGAACTTGCGCCTTGTTATTAGTATTGCTAAGCGATACATGAATCTTGGAATCCCTTTAAGTGATTTAATTGAAGAGGGCAACATCGGATTGATGCGTGCCGTCGAGAAATTTGATCCTGAAAAGGGATTCCGTTTTTCAACATATGCGGCTTGGTGGATCAAGCAAAGTGTTTCTCGTTCGATTGTGGATCAAGGAAAAATGATCCGCATTCCTGTGTATATGAACGAAGAGCTTGCGAAATATAAAAAAGCTGTCGAAAAACTAACGCACAAGCTAAAGCGAAAGCCGCGTGTCGCTGAAATTGCAAAAACAATGCAGCTTGGCGTCGATCGTGTTCGCGAGATTCGTCAGTGCGTTACCAAAATGTCAAGTTTGGATGCTCCGATCGGAGAAGAGGGAGAAGGACAATTTAAGGATGTTGTTGAGGACACAACTTTAGAGGCTCCGCATGAAGAGCTAGAAGGTTTTCTAAACAAAGAACGCACGCTTGATCTTTTGAGCATGATGGATGATAGAGAGCGCGAAGTTTTAGATTTACGTTTTGGTATTACAGACGGAGAAAAGCGTACTTTGGCGGAAATCGCAAAAAGGCTTGGCGTTTCGCGTGAGCGTATTCGTCAGTTAGAAGTTGGAGCTATAAAGAAGTTGCGAGAAATTTTTCATAAGCAAGAAAAAGGGTTTCAGGAGGAATCAGAATAA